The genomic stretch TTACTTCATGATCATGAGATGTCCATGGAGCTTTGTGTCTTCAATATGAAAACCAATATtataggataccacaactgaaatgtgacataatgagatagacatgtgtatgtacagtgcctagcacacaaataactctgctgtgttcctttttttttctttctctctctgaaagagttaaatatcaggtatgtaagtggctgactcagtcctgactcagacaggaagtgactacagtgtgaccctccctgataagaaattcctctttttatctctttcttgctctcagaagccattttctgctaggaaagtattttataggtggaatttcttatcagggagggtcacaccgtagtcacttcctgtctgagtcaggactgagtcagccacttacatacctgatatttaactctttcaggcacagaaagaaaaaaaggaacacagcataggtatttgtgtgctaggcactgtacatacacatgtctatctcaacatgtcacatgtcagttgtggtatcctttaaggacaggAAATAAGGAACAGCAATAAAATCTAGGTAGGGATTCTAACTCTTTCCCTCTACAAAgcaaaatattttatttcttcctggCTATATCAGTCTTGGATAGATggcctcacttcctgtctggacaggaagcAATTGAAATTATTACATATGAGATCACAGGACCGAAATAGATCCCATTACCACACTACTTAGATAATTTTTCCACTGGAGTTACGGTTAACTGTACAGCCATAATTTCCTCTGTTACTACAAGGATAACTGCACTTATGAAATACAATTATCCACAATGCATCCTAAATGCCTCTCCAGGCCCCGGTACCCGTTTTCCATTCTTCTACACCCACAGGCACCAGCGCACTTGTCATCTGAAGCATAAGCAGTGTTTCATGTAGCACCACGTTTTCCTCTTCGCTGCAAGATGTCATTAATgataagtagggatggtcagcgttatgcaaataattttgagattattcaggattatgcacattttgtgtgTAGATCAATGCATGTTAAAAGTAGACCAAACAAATCCAGCTGAGGTGGAATgcaattggtctattttcaaactacttatatttacatttttgtatttaatgGACCATCCCCAATTAGAAAGCCATTCCATCCATTTCATTGGAGAGGTTGTCTCCTCTTAGCCCCATAGCAGACCCAGTAACCCCTAGAGTCTAGACAGATCAGTGGCAATCAGTAAACTGTAAAGTCCTAGCTCTTCTGACTACACAACCTACGGTGCCaagtagggatagtcaatgagatgcaaatgattttgagttgatgcataattatgcaaatgttttatgcatcttgaaaatgaaccaatcaaatctcaCCTCAGCTTTGATAAATCCAAGTTCACATTGAAGGCATACAaggatggctttttttttttggagctttTAATGTTTAAAAATTTGGTTCATGTACGAGGCCTGACTAGAACTTTCTGCTAACAGGAAATgtgacaaaatggctgctgtgtagGGACATACTAACTAGAATTTCATAAGCGAGTTGGAACACACCATACATAAGTAGAAAAAACAACTATAAACCCCTAGGCTATTGTGACAGAACAATTCTGTATATTCAGTCTTGTGTGAGGTGTTTTGTTTGCAGAAAGACATGCAAGGAGAAAAGAAAAGCAAGTTGTGTGATTGTATGTAGCTGATCCTCACTCTGTGACAGTGGtatgtcacacagctgttcccCTGGGGGGTTCAGAGAGCAATCGTGTCTCTCATAggatgatgtctatgagagctgatcactgtgattggcttggggggggggggagggggaataaataaataaaaagtaaaaaaaaaaaacacacacacacacaaaaaaaacctaacAAAACATGGCAgctgtgatcagagcccaccaacagaaatctctgttggtgggggaagaaatcacttgtgtgcggagttgtacggccctgcagcgagcctggtcactagggtgtgTAAGCCTACggaccttaaagtgaacatccggactaaaaatcgactcagcagcactgaaaaggctttgtgtttctttaacagtttcacagcatcagaactttgtttctcttatacaaacctcatttttagctgcacagaagaaaactgcccgggcttttttcccctgatgctgtgcaaagcatgatgggatttctgattttgttgttctcgttctgctgttttggtgcaaattttttttttttttttacattttgaatttgacatttgaagcctagcgtgtgcagctgggaggggtaatcaggacacaggatagttggaactgtgtctcctgctccttgtcacttcctttcaaccaaaaagatggctgcccccatgacaaagatggcagcccccatgaatcacaaacatttgcctgttcttttaaaacagggtgggtaagagattatattacctatctattctaattaacataactaatgtaacttgatgacagtatgtttgtttaggctgaagttcccctttaagaggttaATGCAGATTCTTTTTCTGGGGTACAGTACTTATTTGCGGTACTTATTTGCGAGCCTAATAGAGAGGAAAATTCTAATCTCAGACATGCATCATTTACAGTATAACAGCATAGTTTTTTCAATCTTGGTGCAAAATGGTTTACTCTTATTAATCTCCCCCAGTGTTTGGACTGTTCTAGCAACTGAAGCAGCCTTCACATTCCTATATGCCAAGGAGTACATCTATCATCTACCGTAGCTAACAACAACAGCTAGCAACAAAATATTGTCATGCCTTATTGAAACTTTAGTAACAATTGTTCCTTGAAATGATGGAGAAGGATAATTTCCCAATAtgttttcctgctttttttttttttcttactttcccATCTGTTACCGGTATGTCATTGGCTACATATTGTTATTTTGCTCCTTTGTGTTGAATAAAAGATGTCCACTGTATTTCATGCAGGCTGTGTGTGACGCCAGTAATCCACACAATAACACAATGCTGCCCACAACTGCAGTGAATTCCCGGACACAAGGCAATGGCACGCTGAACTCTCGGGATGCGGCAAGACACACGGCAGGTGCCAAGCGGTACAAGTATCTGCGGCGGCTCCTTCACTTCAGGCATATGGACTTTGAATTTGCTGTTTGGCAGATGCTTTACCTTTTTACATCACCTCAGAAAGTATACAGAAATTTCCAATACAGGAAACAAACCAAAGACCAGTGGGCAAGAGATGATCCAGCATTCCTGGTTCTGTTAAGCATATGGCTGTGTGGTAAGTTACTGTCAGACATCCTCTAAAGAAGCCTCCATGCTCAGGCAGTTTAGAGAATGCTGAGTTATGCAGGTTGTAAGGTTTTTCTCTAGCAATCCTGATGTGAGAAAAaacacaaaagttagatacttaaagGACGAGTccgagaagatttttttttttctttcgtcACACCTCATTAAATTTCTCATGTCCAGCACTCATGAGCGGTGTAATCAGCTAGTCCCAGAACGGCTGTGTTAGGCTCCGTTTCCGtacccgacctccgaggtcgggtcTTGTGACCCGGAAGATAAGatcttcacgcaggcgcagtaaagtTTCCACATGAGGCACGCAGGTGCAGAAGTATGGTAGAGTGTGGGGAGCGCGTTCGCATTGTCTCCCCGTGTTATCTCCATGTCATTTTCACCCTGCATCTAGGGAGGAAATAAGGCAAAGAGAGGGTGGACGAGATTTGTACATGTCCCCTGGGGGAGACAATGCACATGCGCTGCCCAAACTCCTAAGGAAGACTGCGCCTGTGTACTGCAAATGAAATGAGAATTTTAGGAATGCAGTCTGCAGCATGCGGCCTGGGCTGCTCAAAGTTTGCCAGCCCTGTTCTAGCCGTTCTCCTGGTCGGGGACGAGCACCTCCACGCATGCCCAGTAAGTGTTTTTACTCCGTATTTCCAGTGTGGGCATTTGTTCGTGGCTGGGAGCGCGGGCAGAAGAAACTGATAGAGAGATCCAGTGCTAGAGACGAGGGGCTTttagaggaagcctctggatcatgcaGAGGCTTCACACTACTGAGCTAAGTATCTCACCTTTTATTATTAGTAAAGATGGTCAGTGTGATGCAAATTCTGGTATGCAGTTTGGAATCGGTCATTCCAAATTGGCATTTGACTGACCAAATTCCAAGCTGcgttttttttgcatgcaaaaaagtgTTACCATTCTGGATGCAGCCCAGTGGCTgatagccttaaagtgtacctgaggtgacatgatgagataaacatgtatgtacagtgcaaaacatattaacctATTTGCAGCTTCAAAAGAGTTCTCGTTTGaggtaagtgcactgcttttgacttttaatggcagaactcattggcctcaatttactaatctttatcgaacgtttgataatttacctcatgagtaaaatttaattttgaattcactaaggtgtgatagatttttttttttttttttttagatctttttattgataaaacatttgataaatctataacgcCTTTAGTGAAATTAAAATtaaattttactcatgaggtaaattatcaaatgttcgataaagtgttctataaagcttagtgaattgagacccttGTGTTGTAAATATCTTGAAATGCTGTGATCCTTTCCTGCTAAcataaaatatagaaactgaaagcagaagtcctctgttattgtctcacactgccccctagtgacaagtggccataaatacacattacgtcAGTACAAATTAGAAGATAGGAAatctaacaaagaagaaataaaaaaaaaaagtgctaaaataaattggcctggagcacttgcaagcctttaaataaattgactgctaaagggttaaaaacaACTCGTTTTGCAGTGATGGCTATTGTCTCCAATTTAACAGCAGCAGAGTTCCACTTGCAACAATTTGTATTAAGTGTTATAAATGTACACTAtgtgcaagatttttttttttgttaaattagaTATGACTCTTATAATCAAATATTGCTGAAAGAAACATCCAAAGAATGAGGTCTTGGCCTGAAGAACCACATACGGAGTCAATTAGATGCCATATATGCACATTTAAGTTTATTAAAGTGTGACATTGATAGGATTTAATTAGAGGTCATAATAGAAGAATTGTTCACATTACTGTGCAAAAGATTTGCTTTGCATGGGTCGAAAAACCATTCAGTTATTTGTGGTATCCCATGTGTAACATTTGAAACATGGGCTCATGTACAGGCTGTTAATAAAATTCTATTCTCTCATTTTAATTTTCAGTGTCCACAATAATGTTTGGAGTTGTGCTGCAAATGGGATTTTTCCAAACGCTGAAACTGCTTCTTTGGATTGTATTTGTGGACTGTGTTGGTGTTGGCCTACTTATTGCAACTCTAATGTGGTACGTTAGTCACtgctgtcgtgtgtgtgtgtgtgtgtgtgtgtgtgtgtgtgtgtgtgtgtgtgtgtgtgtgtgtgtgtgttgcacagcATGCTAACCAATTATCATATATTAAAGATTGTTGTGTTTTATAGAGACTTCTATATGTCTGCAATTCTGAAATATTCAATGCAGCTCCTGTTGGCACTTAACCAGTGACAGATCTGCACCATTtgctgtactgtgtgtacatAAATAATTGATTACCTTTTAAGCTTTCCCCTCAGTGTAGTTTTCATACATTTTGAGTAACCCCCCTGAAGTGATATTCTGCAGTACAGTGTAATGTTATTGCAACACAACATATGGAACTGTGAGGCCTTGTTCccactatcgcactgctgcatgcatttttcaggaatTGCAGCGCTGAGCCATTCACTGTagtgcagtgaatgggtcagcgctgcCATTCACAGCATAtctgcgcagatggcgtgcgatcctaCGCATTGTGTTCCCTTCGCATGGCCATCTGAGCTAATTGGCGTGAATGAAGCCTGAAACAATATGAGGAGATCAGTTCCTGTGATATATTGTTACTGTGTAACTTGTGTGTTGTAACATTCTAGGTTTATCACCAACAAATACATGGTGAAGCATCAAGGAAGAGACTGTGATGTGGAATGGGGATATGCATTTGATGTGCATCTGAATGCTTTTTACCCGCTTCTGGTTATTCTGCATTTCATCCAGTTGTTCTTTATAAAATGTAAGTAAAATCCTTAAAGCAGGGCATGAGGTTTAAATGATTTGTTTTCATAGAAATGTGTGTACTTAATGTGATTAGGTCTGCGCTTCCAAAAACCAAAAGATGCATTGAAATACCATTTGAAGCACAGGTCcgggttaaccccccccccccccccccccccaaaacaaaaaacccgaaaatctacttacctagggcgtcctccagcccctggaagcctatctgtccctggccgcagctctgctcccagccggtgCCCCCACCGTTGCACATGCCGACCTAGCGAAGGCTGAATAATTGCTCCTGCCCCTGTTGTCCAGCAGGAAGTGGATTTGTGTTGAAGTGCAGCCTTgcagttaagttttttttttttttttttttttttggaaaggaTCATGAGGGCTTTCACTAGCTTAGGAAATGTTCGACTGAGGAAAAAACACAGCTGTTTGTATTATTGATCACAGTGTATTTTAGACATGTTCTTTAAAAAGTGCTTTGGTCACTTAATGCATCGTGCATTTAGGCTTCTGAAAAAATACAGACTGACCGTCACAATtgataaataataaaatacatcCATGCATGAGATCACTTAATAATTTATTATCTTGTACATTTTCAGCAACGTTGGTTACACAGTGCACTGACCTAGCTAGAATCCTTGTATTCACTGTTCTTCCTTTTTTGTTTGCAGTCGTTGTGTCTTCAGAAATGttcattggatatttcctggggaATACATTCTGGTTGATTGCGATTGGTTATTATATCTATATCACATTCCTTGGATACAGTGGTAAGCACTTCTATTCCATTTAATGTTAACTCTTGTCATTATGTAAAGTAAAGATTGTGTGTAATTTAAAAACGGTTACTATTTTGCTCCTTTTTAGCAGTTGTACCTTTTTAAATCTTATACACATTAAATGGTGGGGAGAGGGGACTGGACAGATATCTGAAGATGTAGGGGTGGTGCTGGCCATAACAATCACTCTTGGAAAAatgacatcaagtgattatgaaaAGTAGCCACTGTCAAAATGTACATGGCTCTTGCTGGTGTGTGGGTATAGTCCTGGAACAGCAACAGGTTAACAACCATAAAGGAAGTTGGAGGCAGAGAGTTTGCAGAAATCTGTCATAAATTAACAATGTTTGCGGATGATGTCATGTTATTAACTAGCCCCCATACCTAGCTGCCTAGATCCATATTGGAAGAATTATGAGAAATCTGTGGCCTTTGTGTGAGCACCACAAAATCTAAGGCGCtaattattaacctccttggcggtatgattcttttctgattttagggtcaaagtggtacaatttttttttttttttttcatgagctTTAGACTGAAAGCAGGAAGAAATCATGCTGCAGATAAATCTGCAGCAGCACCAGcgcgttactcacctccctgggaattAGGGCTGCAATTCTTCCGcctgtcctctgggtggcgctctaCCCGTATGGTGAAATTGTGGTTTATGGTCATGTGACAAATGGCGAGTGATTAAGAGCCTCCGAGGACTGGAAGAAAACGAGCAGCATGCATCCAGGAGGTAAGTTACAAACGCCTGCTGCGCTGCAGGCTCTGCATACACCACCCGGTGCCTATCCTGAGCCTGGAGCGGGATTACCACTAAGGAAAAAGATGCCGTAGAATCCCTGCTGACTGCTCTGCAACCTCTTATTGCTGATGGACggtcacagagtggctcccccaggaccgcctaacacctccCGCATCCCTGCTGAATTACGGACTCTTCTCTGTAAACAGCCTGTCGGAGCTGGCAGGGTAGgaggcatacatttttttttttttttaaatttaaagcagtttttaatgttaaaaaaaaaaaaaaaatcagatcccaccaagagaaagctgtgttggtgggcagaaaaggaagtaagattcatttggcttctaagttgtatggctgaatAGTAAGCTGTTAAAGCTTCAGAATGCAGAATtgttaaaatggcctggtcactagggaggtgccaacctgtggtccgcgggacGTTCCCAGCTGGGCCGCAGGACTGTTGCGCCCCCCCCGCCGCTGTTACtaacttagcagcggccgcttccttatAAGCGTGTATTatggtatgggtaggtggt from Hyperolius riggenbachi isolate aHypRig1 chromosome 2, aHypRig1.pri, whole genome shotgun sequence encodes the following:
- the UNC50 gene encoding protein unc-50 homolog isoform X2, with amino-acid sequence MLPTTAVNSRTQGNGTLNSRDAARHTAGAKRYKYLRRLLHFRHMDFEFAVWQMLYLFTSPQKVYRNFQYRKQTKDQWARDDPAFLVLLSIWLCVSTIMFGVVLQMGFFQTLKLLLWIVFVDCVGVGLLIATLMWFITNKYMVKHQGRDCDVEWGYAFDVHLNAFYPLLVILHFIQLFFIKFVVSSEMFIGYFLGNTFWLIAIGYYIYITFLGYSDPIQVSEEIDIQT
- the UNC50 gene encoding protein unc-50 homolog isoform X1 yields the protein MLPTTAVNSRTQGNGTLNSRDAARHTAGAKRYKYLRRLLHFRHMDFEFAVWQMLYLFTSPQKVYRNFQYRKQTKDQWARDDPAFLVLLSIWLCVSTIMFGVVLQMGFFQTLKLLLWIVFVDCVGVGLLIATLMWFITNKYMVKHQGRDCDVEWGYAFDVHLNAFYPLLVILHFIQLFFIKFVVSSEMFIGYFLGNTFWLIAIGYYIYITFLGYSALPFLKYTVALLYPFAGLILLYVLSLALGWNFTGMLYQFYKYRVN